GTGTGGTTTCGTGGAGTGGAACTTGAGAGCTCCATTGGAAGTGATACACGAAGCTTACGAAGAgaacgaagacgacgacgaagaagaagaagaagagaacccGGGTGGTGAAAAAGACCCGACCCGGTTTAAAAAAATCGTGAGGTTCCCGTCGTTGTCTCTCTGTTACCCAGAATcagattcggattcggattcTGCTTCCTCTTCGGAATTTAATTTCCCGGAGATCGGTGACTGGAACTCGCCGGAGAACATGGGATTCAGATGGGAAGAGGAGGACGGCGGCGGTGGagctggaggaggagaaggtttGATTGAGATAAAGCTTGATCGTTGctataataataacaagagcaagatgatgatgagtaaATGGAATCAAACAGAGTTGGATTTTcacggagaagacgaagatggtTTAATAGAAATCGATCTTTTATCATAGATGACGACAAAATACTTTTGTATTGGATTTTACTTATGTAACATAAAGCAATATAATTGATAACCAACctgttggataattccaactcGAGGAAGAAGATATCTCCTAGGAAGTTGCCAAAAGAGATAGATTAGGAAAATGAAAAGTTCCTATTGTCATTAAGTTGTGTAATGGTAATTctaataggtttaggaaaagtgtaaacctataaatataagagtctatggagaggtgttccataagacttgagagaaagagagatttagtttttaagagagttttctaaatctaataaaaaaggtgttcttatatttttcaagttCTTAATATTAGATTTGGTATCAAAGCTAAGGTTGTAGCTCCGATCAAAAGTTGtggagaagaagctgtccaTAACTAAGTATGGGGGACGAACCAAATCCATTGTCGAGAACCAAGGACCTTGGATCACCGTCCATCCAATGTCCGATGTTAACATCGACAAACTATATTGTTTGGTCGATGCGCATGAGAATCACACTTCGAGTTAGCGAGGTGTGGGATACTATTGATCCTGGATCCACCGATCAAAAGAAGAACGATGTGGCGACTGCTCTTCTATTTCAATCCATCCCCGAATCACTTATCCTGCAAGTTGGAGATCAAGGCTCGGCTAAAACTCTATGGGAAGCCATAAGAGCACGCCATCAAGGTGCAGAACGTGTAAAGGAAACGAGGCTTCAGACTTTACTTGCAGATCTTGATCGGGTAACGATGAAGGATACCGACTCTGTTGATGACTTTGCTGGCAAGATCTCAGGCCTAGCATCGCAGTCAGCTGCTTTGGGAGAAATTATTGAAGAATCAAAATTGGTAAAGAAGTTCTTAACAGGACCTCCAAGACACAAATATATTCATATCGTTGCATCGTTGGAACAAGTCTTAGATTTAAAAACAGCTGGATTTGGAGACATAGTTGGTCGTATAAAAGCTTATGAAGATCATGTAAGGGAGGAGACCCGGAGTGAAGACCAAGCAAAACTTATGTTCTCAAATTCAAGCAATCAAGGAAGCTACGGTGGTTATCAAGGAAACAAAGGAGGCTATAACAGAGGAGGTtatagaagaagaggaagtagtCGAGGAGGATATGGCCGTGGTGGATATGGTCGAGGTGGTTTTGGTCGTGGTAACTACAATGGAGATAGCTCTGGCAGAGGCAGGGGATGAGGAAGGTTCAATGGCCAGGGTCGTGGAGGAGACAATCCAGATCAAGTACAAAACCAGAATCAAATCAGAATCAAAACCAGAAGAAGGATCtatctaaaataatttgttggaGATGTGATAAACCGGGTCATTACGCATCTTCATGTCCTGCGAAAGAAGTTGCACATCAAGAGACAAATCTTAATGAAACTCATGAAGCTGATGCACTTTACGTTCATGAGGTGGTGTTATTGAATGAGGATAAGATGTTTCCCAAGAATTATGATATCAACAATGAAAGTGTATGGTATCTTGACAACAGTGCTAGTAACCACATGACGGGAAACAAAGAATTCTTCTCTAGTTTAGATATGAATATCACAGGGAAGATTAAGTTTGGTGATGGTTCGTTTATCAACATAATTGGAAAGGGATCGATTGTTTTTGTGGGAAAAACGGGTGANAACAGCTGGATTTGGAGACATAGTTGGTCGTATAAAAGCTTATGAAGATCATGTAAGGGAGGAGACCCGGAGTGAAGACCAAGCAAAACTTATGTTCTCAAATTCAAGCAATCAAGGAAGCTACGGTGGTTANACTTTCGCACCGAAAGGGGAGGAGAGTTTACCTCACTTGAGTTTAACCGATTCTGTGAAGGAAGTGGAGTCTCTAGACATTTAANAAGGAGGCTATAACAGAGGAGGTtatagaagaagaggaagtagtCGAGGAGGATATGGCCGTGGTGGATATGGTCGAGGTGGTTTTGGTCGTGGTAACTACAATGGAGATAGCTCTGGCAGAGGCAGGGGATGAGGAAGGTTCAATGGCCAGGGTCGTGGAGGAGACAATCCAGATCAAGTACAAAACCAGAATCAAATCAGAATCAAAACCAGAAGAAGGATCtatctaaaataatttgttggaGATGTGATAAACCGGGTCATTACGCATCTTCATGTCCTGCGAAAGAAGTTGCACATCAAGAGACAAATCTTAATGAAACTCATGAAGCTGATGCACTTTACGTTCATGAGGTGGTGTTATTGAATGAGGATAAGATGTTTCCCAAGAATTATGATATCAACAATGAAAGTGTATGGTATCTTGACAACAGTGCTAGTAACCACATGACGGGAAACAAAGAATTCTTCTCTAGTTTAGATATGAATATCACAGGGAAGATTAAGTTTGGTGATGGTTCGTTTATCAACATAATTGGAAAGGGATCGATTGTTTTTGTGGGAAAAACGGGTGAGAGGCGATCACTCAAGGAGATTTACTACATTCCCGACCTGAAGCACAACATTATCAGTCTAGGACAAGCGACTGAGTTTGGATGTGAAGTGAACATGAAGGGAGACATGTTAACTTTAATTGATCCAGTTGGACGGTTGTTAGTACAAGTCAAGAGATCATCAAACCGTCTCTACAAGACGCTAATGGAAGTTGAGTTTCCTAAGTGTCTTTATATCCAAGACAACGACACTACTCTAACATGGCATGCACGGCTGGGACATATAAGTGTTGGAGTAATGAAAAATATGGTGAGACAAGGTATGGTTGTAGGAATGCCACAATCGATTCATGAGAAGAATGTGTGTACTGCGTGTTTAGTCGGAAAACAAACCAGAGATGTGTTTCCAACTACAACATCTTTTCGAGCAGCTCAAGCTTTGGAGCTGATTCATGGTGACTTGTGTGGACCGATCTCACCACCAACACCAGCTAATAATCGGTATGTCTTTGTccttattgatgatttttcgaGATATATGTGGATAATGCTATTGAAGGAGAAAATCGAGGCTTTCGATcggtttaaaaggtttaaagaagGAATTGAGAAGCAGACCGGACTGTCTATCAAAAACTTTCGCACCGAAAGGGGAGGAGAGTTTACCTCACTTGAGTTTAACCGATTCTGTGAAGGAAGTGGAGTCTCTAGACATTTAACTGCACCATATACTCCTCAACAGAATGGTGTAGTTGAAAGAAGAAACCGCACATTAATTGAGATGACAAGAAGCTTGCTTAAAGCTATGAAATTGCCTAATGAACTATGGGGAGAGGCTGTACGTCATTCAACATATCTAATCAATCGAGTTCCTACCAAAGCTTTAGCGGTTCATACTCCATATGAAAGTTTCACGAAGAGAAAGCCTAACATCGAGCATCTACGAGTATTTGGCTGTGTTGCTTATGCTAAAATCATTGGACCACATCTTAAGAAGTTGGATGATAGGTCGAGAACTTTGATTAATCTAGGGCCAGAACCAGGTTCGAAAGCTTATAGGTTATATGATCCAGTTAAAAGAAAAGTGTTTGTAAGCAGAGACGTCGTGTTTGACGAGACAAAAGTTTGGGATTGGTCGAATGCAGAAAACCAAACCAATGGAGAACCAGGAAGGTTTAAGCTATCTGATAATGGGTTTGTAGAAGAAGGAAATGAAGATGAGAACAATCAGGATGACAATGTCGAGCATCAAGAACCGGACCAAGAACCTtcaaaccaagaagaagagatagaagatgaacaaaatgaagaaaacatggatCAAGTAGATGAAAATCAGCAAGTTGTCACAAGATATGGACATGTTATCAACAAACCTCGATACCTCAATGATTATGAAGAAGCGTTTGCACCTGTAGTTCGAATGGAAACTATTCGACTACTCATTGGTATTGCAGCTTCGAAGGGATGGGAGATTCATCACCTTGATGTGAAAACCGCATTCTTAAATGGTGACTTAAACGAGCTGGTTTATGTGTGCCAACCAGAAGGTTTTGTTAAACGAGGACAAGAGGATCAAGTGTACAGACTACATAAGGCGTTGTATGGTCTACGTCAAGCTCCTAGAGCTTGGAACGTGAAGCTTGATCATgttctgaagaagatgaactttaAAAGATGCATAAAGGAGCCTACTGTGTATCTCAAGAGTGACAAGAAAGAAAGTCTGATAGTGGCaatctatgttgatgacttgTTTGTGACAGGAACTTCACAAAGAGTCATTGATCAGTTNNNNNNNNNNNNNNNNNNNNNNNNNNNNNNNNNNNNNNNNNNNNNNNNNNNNNNNNNNNNNNNNNNNNNNNNNNNNNNNNNNNNNNNNNNNNNNNNNNNNNNNNNNNNNNNNNNNNNNNNNNNNNNNNNNNNNNNNNNNNNNNNNNNNNNNNNNNNNNNNNNNNNNNNNNNNNNNNNNNNNNNNNNNNNNNNNNNNNNNNNNNNNNNNNNNNNNNNNNNNNNNNNNNNNNNNNNNNNNNNNNNNNNNNNNNNNNNNNNNNNNNNNNNNNNNNNNNNNNNNNNNNNNNNNNNNNNNNNNNNNNNNNNNNNNNNNNNNNNNNNNNNNNNNNNNNNNNNNNNNNNNNNNNNNNNNNNNNNNNNNNNNNNNNNNNNNNNNNNNNNNNNNNNNNNNNNNNNNNNNNNNNNNNNNNNNNNNNNNNNNNNNNNNNNNNNNNNNNNNNNNNNNNNNNNNNNNNNNNNNNNNNNNNNNNNNNNNNNNNNNNNNNNNNNNNNNNNNNNNNNNNNNNNNNNNNNNNNNNNNNNNNNNNNNNNNNNNNNNNNNNNNNNNNNNNNNNNNNNNNNNNNNNNNNNNNNNNNNNNNNNNNNNNNNNNNNNNNNNNNNNNNNNNNNNNNNNNNNNNNNNNNNNNNNNNNNNNNNNNNNNNNNNNNNNNNNNNNNNNNNNNNNNNNNNNNNNNNNNNNNNNNNNNNNNNNNNNNNNNNNNNNNNNNNNNNNNNNNNNNNNNNNNNNNNNNNNNNNNNNNNNNNNNNNNNNNNNNNNNNNNNNNNNNNNNNNNNNNNNNNNNNNNNNNNNNNNNNNNNNNNNNNNNNNNNNNNNNNNNNNNNNNNNNNNNNNNNNNNNNNNNNNNNNNNNNNNNNNNNNNNNNNNNNNNNNNNNNNNNNNNNNNNNNNNNNNNNNNNNNNNNNNNNNNNNNNNNNNNNNNNNNNNNNNNNNNNNNNNNNNNNNNNNNNNNNNNNNNNNNNNNNNNNNNNNNNNNNNNNNNNNNNNNNNNNNNNNNNNNNNNNNNNNNNNNNNNNNNNNNNNNNNNNNNNNNNNNNNNNNNNNNNNNNNNNNNNNNNNNNNNNNNNNNNNNNNNNNNNNNNNNNNNNNNNNNNNNNNNNNNNNNNNNNNNNNNNNNNNNNNNNNNNNNNNNNNNNNNNNNNNNNNNNNNNNNNNNNNNNNNNNNNNNNNNNNNNNNNNNNNNTTAAAAAGGATATGtcaagagagtttgagatgTTAGACCTTGGGAAGTTGACATATTATCTTGGTATTGAAGTAGTACAAGGAGCAGATGGGATACGAATTAAACAAAAAGGTTATGCTCAAGGGATTCTTATTGATACTAAGATGAATTCGTGTAATTCAGCTCACATACCAATGGAGCCTGGTATGGAGATCTCAAAGGCTGAAAAACAACTAGAAATTTATGCCACAAGATATAGAAAAACGATTGGGTGTTTAAGGTATCTACTTCACACACGCCATGACTTAGCTTTTGCTGTACGAGTTTTAAGCCGGTATATGCAGAGTCCGAGAGAGGTACATAGACAAGCTCTTAAACACTTGTTAAGGTACGTGAGAGGAACCACCAACTTAGGCTTGTTCTACAAGCGTGATGGGTTGAGTAAGGTTGTTGGATACAGTGACAGTAGTTACAAAGTTGATATAGATGATGGAAGATGTATTGGAGGTCATATGTTCTATCTTGGTTCATCGTTAATCACTTGGACTtcacaaaaacaacacacaGTGGCGATGTCATCTTGTGAAGCTGAGTTTATGGCAGCTACAGAAGCAACAAATCAAGCCATATGATTGAAGGAGTTGCTAAGAGAAATACTTAGTCTAGATGAGAAGATCTTACTAAGGATTGACAACAAGCCAGCTATATCTCTAAGTAAGAATCCAGTGTTTCATGGAAGGAGTAAACACATACTCACAAAGTATCACTTCATTCGTGAGTGTGTGGAGAATGNTAGAAATTTATGCCACAAGATATAGAAAAACGATTGGGTGTTTAAGGTATCTACTTCACACACGCCATGACTTAGCTTTTGCTGTACGAGTTTTAAGCCGGTATATGCAGAGTCCGAGAGAGGTACATAGACAAGCTCTTAAACACTTGTTAAGGTACGTGAGAGGAACCACCAACTTAGGCTTGTTCTACAAGCGTGATGGGTT
The sequence above is a segment of the Camelina sativa cultivar DH55 chromosome 10, Cs, whole genome shotgun sequence genome. Coding sequences within it:
- the LOC104718182 gene encoding uncharacterized protein LOC104718182: MQRPPKSLFSVFVSLNFKVQTPSPSHTHAMGEETEQVSSSSFFSHPLFSCFITLYVLILIYLPNDLLRISLSPVLLISGALLLFLLRLGSTREPNTRPDTRNENLEETAEDYSNVDSDKNPDHLTCGFVEWNLRAPLEVIHEAYEENEDDDEEEEEENPGGEKDPTRFKKIVRFPSLSLCYPESDSDSDSASSSEFNFPEIGDWNSPENMGFRWEEEDGGGGAGGGEGLIEIKLDRCYNNNKSKMMMSKWNQTELDFHGEDEDGLIEIDLLS